CTGCGCGGCCCGGGCGAGGCGGGGACCTGGGACGAGGCGGCGCTGGCGGAGCAGTTGGGCCTGGAGTACATCGAGATCCCCATCGCTTCCGCCGCGGATCTCACCGAAGACAACGCCCGCCGCCTGGCCAAGGCCCTCGAAGAGACTGAGGGGGAGCCAACCGTTGTCCACTGCGGCAGCGGCAACCGCGTCGGCGCGCTCCTCGCCCTCAAGGCCTACCATGTGGACGGCAAGAGCGCCGAAGAGGCTCTAGAGATCGGTGCCGAGGGCGGGATGACTCGGCTGCGGGGGACCGTGGAGGAGTACCTGGCGACCCACGAGCCCTGAGTCAGGTTCTCCGGCCGGATTCTCAGTCCAGGTTCTCAGGGCTGGGATTTCACCAAATCGGCTGGGGCGGTCTCGTTGAGGGGATCCGCTGTGTCGGCGAAGCGGATGAGGATGTTGGTATCGAGCAGTCTTGTCTGGGAGGGACTGCTCACGGATGCTCGCGGTAGAGATCTTCCCGTGTGAGGGCGTCGGCAGGGAGGGGGTGGTGATGCGGAGTGGCGGCGATATTCCGCGCGAGCTCGGCGGCGAGACCCTGAAACTCCTCTCCGCTCAGATCTTCCCGGGTCCCGGAGGCCCGCAGCAGCTTCTGGACCACTTCTTCGAGAGCCTGTTCGAGAACCGCTCGAAGCTGGGCTGCATCTTGCCCTGCGGCGCTCTGGAGCACTTCGCGCTCCTGCTCTTCCGTCAAGTTGAGAGTGATGGTCATGACTGCAGTCTCCCTGTCCAGGATCCTAGAAGTGATTCTTCACGGCTTCAAAATATCATGCCAGCCGATTCAGTCCGGGGCTCTGGAGCCTAGCGAGGTTTGATCTAAGTTTGGGAGGAGTACCTGGCGACCCACGAGCCCTGAGTCTGCGGGTCGGAGGAAAGGCCGGAAGCGATCAGCGGGCAGGGAAGAGCTCGTCGGCTCGATCGAGCAGCTCGCGGGCTTCCCGTTGGAAGTACACATTCCACCAATAGGGGCTGCCGGCGGTGGCCGGGTCCTGGGCCAGGACCCACTCCAAATCCTCCTCGAAGCGCTGCCGGTTGCCGGCTTCGAGCCATAGATAGCGCCCGCGGCCCCAACGATAGACGATCCAATCCGGCCCCAGCTCGAGGGCTCGGGCGATCTCCTCCTCGGCCCGCTCCTTGTCCCCGCCAGCCGCCGGCGGCAGGGCGAAGTAGTACATGCCCCAGGCGAAGTGCAGCAGGCCTCCGGACCAGTCCGGGTCGACGCTGTCCATGTGAGTCATCACCGCTTCGGCCCGTCGGAGCCAGCGCACATTGAGGACGCGCCGCGCCGAGCCCATGGTGTCGCGATAGAGATAGAAGACGGCGGTGGCCCACACGTGCATGGAGTGCATCCCTTCCGGCCCCACCTCGCTCACCGCTTGCCAGAAGGGCTCTTCCGCCTGCACCCGGCGGCG
The Acidobacteriota bacterium genome window above contains:
- a CDS encoding protein tyrosine phosphatase family protein, producing the protein MNLSSKTLRTVLAPLMIFLGLSFVALAALSSSMQAAPLQAAAVADTTEAAPAAAPEIGLLNARQPMEGLLTGGQITQEQMKAAAAAGYRTIINLRGPGEAGTWDEAALAEQLGLEYIEIPIASAADLTEDNARRLAKALEETEGEPTVVHCGSGNRVGALLALKAYHVDGKSAEEALEIGAEGGMTRLRGTVEEYLATHEP
- a CDS encoding TRAP transporter TatT component family protein, which gives rise to MQLSFLAAKLAPRLGIPVLVLLVPLLSTGCFVHRPAWETAPVPTAPRTQEERSEVDELVQRAEALQERAGDRQAVEAALGAWKAVLEQAPGHFEALDARSELYLLLGAAYARDREEQRHFYRRALETSEAALYTLPAFRRRVQAEEPFWQAVSEVGPEGMHSMHVWATAVFYLYRDTMGSARRVLNVRWLRRAEAVMTHMDSVDPDWSGGLLHFAWGMYYFALPPAAGGDKERAEEEIARALELGPDWIVYRWGRGRYLWLEAGNRQRFEEDLEWVLAQDPATAGSPYWWNVYFQREARELLDRADELFPAR